CATGCCGCCACGGATGGCCTCGGCGGCCTTGTCGGTGATGGCGATCTCGGGCGGCGTGCGATCCGGCGGGCTGGCGCCGAACAGCGTGTAGAGCTCGCCGCTGGTGTACATCTGGCGGATGATGTCGGACCCGCCGACCAGCTCGCCCTTCACGTACAGCTGCGGAATGGTCGGCCACTGGCCGTATTCCTTGATGCCCTCGCGGATCTCCGGGTCTTCCAGCACGTTGACGGTGTGGTAGGCCGGGATGATGTCGTTGAGCGTGTTCGTGGCCGCGGCGGAAAAACCGCACATCGGCTGCTGGCGCGTCCCCTTCATGAACAGCACGACCTCGTGCTGGGCCAGGAGGGATTCGATGCGCTCGCGTGTGGGTGTTTCGAGGGCCATGGGGTCACCGCGGGTAGGAGAGGGAGCCAGTTTACCGGCATCCCTCGCAGATGGGCCCCGCGCCGCTCGCTTTCAACCGGCCAGGGAGGTTCCGGCATGGAGTTCGCCCAGGTCCGCGCGGCAATCGGCCAATGGGGCGAAGCCGAGCACGGCCTCTGCCGAGGGCAGCACGGTCTCCCGGCTGGCCCGCCCCAGGGGCGTGCATTGCTCGGTCCAGTGGATAAGCTCCATGGCGCCGCCCATGTCCTCGACCAGCGCCGTGCAGTGCTCCACCCAATCGCCGTCGTTCATGTAGAGCACGCCCTCCACGCTGCGGATGTGCCCGAAGTGGATATGCCCGCAGATATGGCCGTCGAAACCGCGCTCGCGCGCATCGCTGGCGACGCGCTGCTCGTAATCGCGGATGTAGGCCAAGGCGGCCCCGACGTGCGATTTCAGGATGATCGACAGCGGCAGGTACGGCAGCTCGAGCCGCTTGCGCACCGCGTGCACCCGGCGGTTGGCCCAGCAGATGAAGCGATGCAGCGTGTCGCCCAGCCAGGTGATCCACGCGCGACCGATATGCTCGGGATCGTATTCGTCACCGTGGCTGACCCGGTAGCGACGACCGTCGGCACCCTCGTGCACGGCATCCAGCTCGACGCGGATACCGGCGATGGTGGATCCGGCCAGGCCGCGCATCTGGTAGTCATGGTTGCCGGGCAGGTAGATGACCTCCACACCGCGCGCAGCCATGCCCACCAACTCGGCGATCACCGCGCTGTGCTCGGGGTGCCACCACTGGCGACGGGCCAGCGCTTCCAGGTCGACGATGTCGCCGACGAGGTAGAGCTGCCGGCAGTCGAGGCTTTTCAGGAAATCCAGCAGATAGCCGGCTTTGCAGTCGGGCGTGCCCAGATGCACGTCGGAGATGAAGGCGGCGCGGCAGATGAGTCTGGCCATGAGAACGGTTTCCGGGAGGGTCCCGGTTGCCCAGTCTCGGCCTGCGGCGTAACCGCCGCATGGCGATGGTGTTGCAAAGCTGTTGCGCGTGGATCGCCGGCTGCGGTTGCCGTCAATCCGTCGCGGTCATCCGTTCGCGAAGGGCGGCGACGGCGACGGGCAGGATGCATGCCACCCACCGGGCGTAGTGGGTCGCCGAGGGATGCAGGCCGTCGTCGACCAGCATGCCGGGCTGTTCGCCGGCCTGCCGCGATACGGGCGTGATATCCACCCACCGTGCATGGACGCGTACAGCCTCGTCACGCGCGACGGCATTGAACGCGTCGATCTCGTGCCCGATGGCCGCACGGTCGCGGCCCTCGGCAAAGCGCGTGACACCCCAGTCGGGAATCGACACCACTACCACCCGCTGGGGATCGCCGGCCAGCGCAATGGCGCGTTCGAGCAGGTGGACGAAGGGCTGGCGGTAGGCATCCACGCCGCGACCGCGGTACTGGTCGTTCACGCCGATCAGCAGCGTGACCATGTCGTAGGCATCGCGCAGGACGGTCGTGTCCATGGCGGCGGACAACTCGTCGGTCGTCCAGCCAGTGGTAGCGATGACCTGCGGCGTGCCCACGGCGATGCCGAGTTCGCGCAGGCACGCGGCCAGTTGCATCGGCCAGCGCCCGGTGTCCGCCACGCCCTCGCCGATGGTGTACGAATCACCCAGTGCGAGAAAGCTTGCCTCGCCCATGGTTCAGGCGACGGCGCTGGAGGTGGCCGCGGGCACTGACTCACGGGCCATGCGCTGCAGCACCCGATCGATCCGCACGAACACTTCCTGCAACTGCGCCGGCTCGGGCAACAGGGTGAGACGGAGATGCCGGCTGGCGGACAGGTTGAAACTGGTGCCCGGCACGACCAGTACGCTTTCCTCTTCGAGCAGCCGCAGTGCGAACGCGGTGTCGTCGAAGTGCGCGATGGCATCGGCACGGATATGCGGGAACGCGTAGATGGCGCCGCCCGGAGCCACCACATCGAGGAACGGGCTGGCCGCCACACCGTCGAGCACCACCTGCCGCGCCTGGTGCAGGCGGCCGCCCGGCGCGGTGAGGACGCCGATGGTGGGTTTGTCCAGCAGCGCGGGGCGCACGGCCCACTGCGCGGTGACATTGGCGCACAGGCGCAGCGCTGCCAGCAGTTGCAGGGCGTCGCGGTACTCGGTGCTGCGCTGCGGGTCGCCCGAGAGGCTCATCCAGCCCACGCGGTAGCCGCAGGCGCGATGGACCTTGGACAAGCCCCCGAAGCTGACGCAGGGGTGATCGCCCGCGATGGCGGCCAGCGGCTGGAAAGGCGTGCCGTCGTAGAGGATCTCGTCGTAGATCTCGTCGCACAGCAGCAGCAGGCCATGGCGGCGCGCCACCTCGACGATGCGCTCGAGCAGGGCCTTGGGATAGACCGCGCCGGTGGGGTTGTTCGGGTTGATCAGGACAAGGGCGCGCGTGCGCGGGCCGATCAGTGCCTCGATTTCTTCCGGGTCGGGCAGGTGGGCGTTCTCGGCCAGGCAGCGGTAATAGCGCGGGCTGCCGTCGTTGAGGATGGTGGCCGCGCTCCACAGCGGGTAATCCGGGCTGGGCAGGAGTACTTCGTCGCCCGGCTGTAGCAGGGCGCGTAGGGAAATATCGATCAGTTCGCTGACCCCGTTGCCGATGAAGACGCGCTCCATGTCGACGCCGGTGGCTCCACGGGCGCGCTGCTGCGCCACGATGGCCTCGCGTGCTTCCTCCAGGCCCTGTTCGTGGCCATAGGCCTCGCTGTCGCCCAGGTGGTTGCGGATGGCTTCGCTGAGGTGCGGCGGCGTGGCGAAGCCATAGCGACCGGGATTGCCGATATTGAGCTTGATGATCGGCTGGCCGGCCGCTTCCATGTCGCGAGCGCGCCGCGTGAGGGCGCCGCGGATTTCGTAGCGCACTTCCGCCAGGTGCGCGCTGGGCTTGATCGAGGACACTGCTGACGACTTCCGGTGCGTGCGGCGGGCCGTTTCCCGCCGTCGTCACCCGATACTAACAGCGTCGGCACGACGCCGCGAGACGGACTTCGGGCCATAAGCGGGCATAATCGCGGCATGACCGACACCCCGGACCTGACCTCCCTGCGCCGCATCGGCTGGCGCGAGGCCACGCTACCCGCCGACCGGCGCCGCCTCGCCCGCGTGGTGGCGCAGCATCGTGCCGGCTACGAGATGCACGACGGCTCGTCCGCGTTCAACGCGCAGCCGGCGGGGCATTTCCTGAAACGCGGCCTGGATCCGTCATTGCGACCGGCCGTCGGCGACTTCGTCTTCCTCGACCGCGCCACGCACCCGGTGATCGAGGAGGTGCTGCCTCGCCGCTCCGTGCTCACGCGGGCCGCCGCCGGCGAGCGCTACGAACGGCAGATCATCGCCACCAACATCGACTACGTGCTGGTACTGACCGGCCTGGACGGCGACTTCAACCCGTCGCGCATCGAGCGCTACCTCACGCTGGTGGAAGGCTCCGGCGCCCGGCCAGTGGTGCTGCTCAGCAAGGCGGACACGGGCGTGGACGTCGACGCGGCGGTGTCGGCGCTCGTCGCCCGCCTGCCGGACGACGCCTCCGTGCACGCGATCAACGCCAAAGACCCGGCCACGGTTCCCCTGCTGGCGTCCTACCTGGGGCCGGGCTCCAGTGCCGTGCTGGTCGGCTCGTCCGGCGCGGGCAAGTCCACCCTCACCAACACGTTGCTCGGCGAGCAGCGCATGGCCACCAATGCGGTGCGCTCGCACGACAGTCGCGGTCGTCACACCACCACGCATCGCGCCCTGCTCAGCCTGCCCAGCGGCGGCTGCCTGATCGACACGCCGGGCATGCGCGAACTGAAGCTGACCGGCGAGGAAAACCTCGACCTGTTCGCCGATATCGAAACGCTTGCCGCGCAGTGTCGTTTCGCCGACTGCGGCCACGGCAACGAACCCGGTTGCGCGATCCAGGCGGCGCTCGCGTCCGGTGAGCTTTCGCCGCAGCGCTGGCGCAATTTCCTCAAGCTCCACGACGAGCGCGAGGAACAGGCGGCGACGCTCGAGGCACGGCTGAAGCGCAAGGCCGCGCCCAAGCCCGCCGGCAAGCCTAAACGCGGCGAGTGGCGACGCGGCGACAACTAAGGCTGACTTTCGCAGCGCGTCCAACCGACATACAGCGCTCCACCCACTGAATAAGTTCACTTCCTCTCATCGCGAGCAAGGAAGTGTCCATGATCGTCTCCCACGGCCGGCGCCATGCGCTGGCGGCCGCGCTGTTCACCGCTTTGACCACACCCGCAGCGGCGGCGGATTTTCCGTACGGCATCCTTGTCCAGAGCGGTTCGGCCCTGTCTCTCGCCTCGGGCGACATCGTGTCGGTCAGCGGGACGGCCACCGGGCGTGCCATCACGGTCGCCTCGCGAGCCTCGTTCGACGCCACGGGTGCCGCCGTCAGCAACCGCACCAGCGGCAACCCGGCCGGCTATGCCTACGGCTTGCTCGTCTTCGACGGCAGCGACTCGGACATGCAGGGCGGCGCGATCACCATGCTCGGCGATCGCGCGGTGGCCGTGCAGGTCCAGGGCGCCTCGCGTGCCGTGTTCCGCGATATCGATATCGCCACCGCCGGCAACGGCAGCCTCGGCATCGCGGCCGTCGGCGGTGCCGACATCGATGGGCAGGGCACACGCATCGAGGTGACGGGGACGGACAGCACCGCCGTACTGGTGCGTGGCGGCGCTCACGTCGGCATCAGCGACGGCGACGTGCTCACGCGGCAGGCCCATGTCGGTGCCGTGGTAGTGGATGGCATGGGATCGACCTTCACCGCCCGGCGTAGCCGCATCGCGGCGCAGGGCGAACAGGCATGGGCGATCACCGGGACGGGAGGCGAGGTCCGGCTCCATGCCACCCGGCTGGAGGGCGCCGGCGGGGTTTTCGGCAGCCGGGGCCCGGGTGCCGACCCACTGCGCGTGCACCTGATGGAGGGTTCCCGCGCCGTGGGGCATGTCGAGAGTGGCCGTGCCGCGCTGTTGCTGCGGATGGAGGACAGCGAACTGGTCGGTGACATGCACCGCCGCGGCACGGGTGAGCTGGATGCCGGGCTTACGCGGTCGCGCTGGATGGGCCGCGCCACGGGTGTGGATCGCCTGCGCCTGGACGCCAGCGACTGGTCCGTCACCGGGGAGGCCGATGTCGGGCAACTGACACTGGCGGGGGCGTCCACCGTGGCCTTCGCCCAAGCGGGCACCGGCTTCGCCAGCCTGCGTGTCGGTCGCCTCGACAGCACCGGCGGCGAGGCGACGGTGCGCCTGCGTACACGGCTGGATGCCGGTGGCGCGATGGCACGCCAGGCCACCGATCGCCTTCTCGTGCAGGGCGATGCCCTCGGCACCACGCGACTGGACATCGTCCCTGCCGGTGGCCGTGGCGCCGCGACCGCGCCGGGTGCGGGTGGCGGCATCAGCGTCGCGCAGGTGGGCGGTGCGGCCAGCGAGGCATCGTTCCGTCTGGCCGGCGATTACGTCGTCGTCGGGCCCTGGCGCTATGGCCTGCACGCGTACGCTCCTGGCGAGGCGGATGCCTCGCAACGGCGTGTCGCTGGCAACGGCAGCGATTACTGGGATTTTCGCCTGCAGAGTACGCGGATCGACCGGCATGGCCGCGCCTTCGGCCTCTTCGGGCGGTCGTTGCCGGTCGACGCGGCGGACGATGCATCGCACCTGCCAGTCTCGCGCGCCGCCCTTGCGCCGCAGGTGCCTGCCTACCTGGCGCTGGCGGGAGCCTTGTTCGGCCATGCGCGTGCATCCCTCGACGCCGCGCACCCGGACGATCTCGCCGCCGCGCACGATGCCGCGCTGCGCGTACGCGGCTTCGGTGGTCATACGCGCTACCGGAGTACGTTGCCCTTCGACCGCTTCGGCGTCGACAGCCAGCGCAGCGACACGGGTGTGCAGGTGGCGGGCGACCTCGTCGCCATCGAATCCGATGCATCGCACACGCGTGCCGGTATCGTCGCCAGTGTCGGGCGTGCACGCATCGCGCCGCGCGCGGTCGACGGCGTCGGCTCGGCGCGTTCGGAGAGCCGCGCTCTGGCCCTCACCTATGCGCTGCGCGCTGACGCAGGCTGGCGCGTGGATGCGGCCTACGCGGTCAGTCACCATCGCGTGGCGGTACGTAGCCACCCGCGGGGCGAGGCCCTCGCCCGGCTGCGTGCGAACGGCAACGATGCATCGCTGGCCGGCACGTTGCGATGGTCGCCCACGTCGTATCTGGCCGTGGACCCAGGGGCGTCGTTGCTGTGGCAGCGCCAGCGCTTCACCTCCGCGCAGGACCGCGACGGCATCGTCGTCCGCCTGGGTGCGCCGGAACGCCTGACGCTTCGTGCCGGCATGCGCGCCGCGCTGGCCTTCGTACCGCACGGCTACTGGCTGTCGGCCTGGTCCGCCCACGTGTATGCGGGCTATGCGACCACGCGCGACACCGGTACACAGGCCGTTCTCTCCGGCATCCGCTTCGCCACGGGCGGGGGTGGCCGCCAGGTCGACCTTGCCGCCGGCATGTCGGCGGAACTACGCGGCGACATCACCCTCTCCGTGGATATCGATCGACGCGTCGCGGTCGGCGGTGCCGGAGAGTCCGGCCTGGCACTTCGCGTGGGACTGGCCATGACGTTCTGAATACGTGCCGGTCCGCCGTCAATAGGTGATGGTGACCGTGACGATATCGCTGTAGGTACCTGCCCGCGCCGCCGTCTGTACGGGCAGGCGGCCATACACGGTCAGTGTCTGTTCGGCACCGGTGCCGGTGCCCGTGGCGGTATCGGTGTTGAGGGATGCGCCCCAGCGCAGCGTGCGTGCGGTGTCCCGGTAGAGTTCGTAGGTGACGAAGCGGGTGCCGTCGGTCATGCGTCGCGTCGTGCCCGATGCGTTGCTGCCGTTGTCCAGGCCCACCTGGTAGGCGGCGCGGTTGGTGCAGGTGGCGCGCAGCAGCGAAGTCTGGTCGGTGACGGTGCGCAACAGCCCGGGCACACTGCCGAAGTTGAGGTCGGTGGCGGTGCCGAACGTGCAGCGGGCGGCGACGTTCGCCGTGGTGGTCATGGACGGCGCGGCCACCGTCTGCGCGGCGACGGTGCCGCCAGCGCTGCACGAGGCGGGGTAGGTGCCGATGGTCAGCAAGGCTTCGTTGTAGCTCCAGGTCAAGGAGTTGCCTGTGAGCGAGCCGAGCAGGTTGCCGCTGTAGCTACCGGGCGACAACGTGCTTTGCAGCGCCGGTACCTGCCCGTAGATCGTGAGGCTGCCGGTGAGCGTCGCGCCGTTGGACAGGATGCCGATCTGCCGCGTGAAAGCCTGCGGCGTGTAGGTCGCATGGTTTACCCGCCCCCATATCGATGTGAGGCTCGCGTCCTTGAATACCTGGTATTGCATGCGATCGTTGTTGGCGTTGACGATCGTACGGGGCGAAAAATTCGCCAGGTCGTCCGTTCCCAGGCTGACACACGCGGATATGTAGCTGCCGTACAACGATCCGAGCACGCCGGAATAGGTGCAACTGTAGTTGAGCGTCGCCGTGGTGGTCACGGACGTGCCGGTCGGGTCCACGGGGCCGAACGCGAGGTTGCTGATGCTGGTAATGCTGCACGTCGTCGTCGTGTCGGCGCGCGGCGACGCAAGCAGGGCAGCGAAGGCCAGCAGCATAAAGGCAAGCCACTTCATGGCGTGGCCGCCTTGCAGGTCAGCGGACCGAGTTGCGGCAGGTCGTGTGCCTGCGCCGGATAGGTGAGCGTCGCATCGCAACGCGCACCGCCGGGAAGGGTCACGTCGAGCGGTGTGTCGCCGCCCTGCAGGTTGTCGAGGTACACCAGGCCGTCGTAGCCGACGACGGCAGGCGACGATGCATCGCCTGTCGCCACGCTTGCCCCCACCGGCAGCGGCTGCCCTGCCTCGTCGACGAGGATCGCCGACGCCGCGCGCACCCGCTTCACGGGAAAACGCACCACGACGCCGGCGCGATCGGAGGGCGCGACGATGGTTTCCACGCGTTGCACGCGCTGGTCGGCCGGGAGGTCGATCGGATCGATCGCCAGCCGGTTGTCCTGGTAGGCCATGAGTCGCGACACGAGCAGCAGTCCCCGGCTGTCGGTCACGCCGGTGCGCCGGTTTTCCAGGAGCACCGGAATATCCGGTGTGCCTTCCGTCGTCACCAGGGCGAAGGCGTCGTCGATCCGGCGTGCGGCGAAGGTGTGGCCGCCCATCAACACGAGCGCGCCGTTGGCGTCGGCATACGCGTAGGATGCGGCGCCGAAATTGCTGGCGCCCACGGTCAGCTGGCCACGGTTGCCCAGCCAGCCCAGCTCCGCCAGGCCGCCGCCGGTCGATCCGCTGCGGCCCTGCACATGCCAGCCAAAACCACCGTCGCCGTCGATCGGCCGGCTGGCATCCACGATGCCGAAGGTGCGGTCGCGATCGCGCTGCACCGAGGTACTCCATGTCGTGCGCTGGTCGAGCGCCATGGTCGCGCCGATGAAGAAGCTGCGGTCGGCTGCGATGTCCAGGTTCTGGTTGTAGCTGGCGTTCAACGAGATGCCGCGGCCGATGTTGCGCAGCAGGAACATGCCGGCATAGCGCGTGGCCGGCTGTCCGTCGTAGCGCAGGCGGACATAGTTCACGCCGAAACTGGATGCGTGGATGTTGAAGCCGAGAAGGGCACGGTCACTGGCACGCGGTGGCGGCGACCCGTAGCCGCTGGCGACGTCGTCGTAACGTGCGTTGCCGCGAAGCGTGTCTATCGAGGCATTCACATGGCTGCCGTTCCACGACAGACCCGCACCGTATTGGGCGCCACCACCGCGCGATCGGGCATAGGAGCCATTCAACACCAGCGCCCCGGTCGGGTTCCAGACGAGGCCGCTGCCTGCCGTGCCGCGTCCGTCGCCCGCCTCGGTGTGCGACTCCAGCGTCAGCCGGTCGGTGATGCCGCGCCGCCAGGTCGCGCTGGCGACCGGTTCGCTCCCATAGGCGAACGAATCGATGCCGTAGGCCTCGCGCACCGTGCCCAGTTCGACCGACCAGTCCGACAGGCCGGCACGCAACAACTGACGCGCGGCGTAGAAAGGAAAGGTCACCGTGCTGCTCCTGCCCAGCGCGTCGGTGAGCACCACCTGCGCCTGGCCGGCCTGGTCCACGCCGGGTACGGCGGTGAGCTGGAACGGGCCGGCGGGCACCTTGCCGTTGTACTGGCGGATGCCGTCTATGTAGAGCTCCACCGAGGACGGCGCGGTGGCCTGGCCGAAGAACTGCGGCAGCGGCGTCGTCACGCGATAGGGCTGCAAGGCGAAGTCCGTGCCGTAGGCGATGCCGCCGATCCGCGTGGCACGCGACCAGGACAGGGCGCCGGTAAAGGTGTCGCCGATAGTCAGCGTCTGCGACCGGTCGGGGAACGACAACCGCCATTGCGTATCCAGGCGTACGGTATCGCCCTGCCAGCCGACGCCGGACGTCTGGTAGCGACGACTCAGCGAGGTCGTACTCAGCACGCCCAGGCCGTCCGTGAACGCACGCAGCTCGGCCAGGCCACTGACGTTGCTCGCGCCGCCACCGTGCGCGGCATACACGTCGTAGTTGAGCAACAGGCCGGTCCCGCTGGAGGCACGCGTCGCACGGCGCTCGGGCACGTTGAGCACTTGCATCGGCAGGTTCAGCTGCCCGGTGGGCACGTCGATGTTCACGCGCTGCTGGGCGACATCGTAGGTGTAGCGTACGTCGGGCATGTCCGGCAGGCAGCGTTGATCGCTGCCGGGCGGGAGCACGAAGCCCAGACCACGCAGGTCGGCGACCTGGGCGCAGAGTGCCTCGCCACGGCGGATGAAATGCACCAGCGCCTCGGTCCGCGTGCCGTTGAGCACCACTTCCAGGTAGAGGTCTTCGCCGGCGCCGCTCTCCCGCGTCGCCACGGGCGGCGGCAGGGCACCGGGCGCGGTCGCATGCCCGTCCGCGTTCGCGCTGCCAGCGGCCAGGACCAGCATGCTAGTGGCCGTCCGTGTCCACCGCCAGCGTCGACTCGGACGGCTCACCGTTGATCCTCGCACGCAGGAGACCATCCGCGTGCCGCGCGTCCGGTGGGAGCTTCCAGCGCATCGTCGCCCCGGGCAGTGCGTAACCCGCCAGGCCGGGCAGCAGCGGGGTGCGATGGCCCTGCCTGCCTTGCCACGCCAGGTCGGCGACCTGCGCATGACCGTTGCCGCCGTTGTGAATGCGCAGGTGAGGACCGTCCGCGTCGCTCTCCCACGTTGCATGCAGCGCCGCTTTCATTGTCGGGTCGCCCACCGGTGCCAGGAACACCGGCACGGAGTAGCGCAACACGAACTTCAGCCCCGGCTTGTCGCTGGCGTCCACCGGCAGTTCGTCCACGATCACGCGGTAGGCGGTTTCCCTGCCGTCCGCCGCCGGGGCGACCTGTCTGATGACGCGCACCAGCTGGCGGTCGCCGGGGGCGATAGTCACCATCGGCGGGCTCACGACCAGGTCGCGAGAGGGCGTCAGCACATCCTTGCCGTCCGCCTGGGTCCAGCGAAACACACGCACCTGCGCATGCAGCGATTCGGTGCCGGTGTTGGTGAGCCACAGGGCTTCGGCGGGTGTCGAGGTGGCCAGCCGCAGTCCGATGGGCGACACCTGCAGGCCACTCGCGTGGATAACGCACGCCATCGAGGCCAGCGCGCCGGCTATCGCCACGCGGAATGGCCAAGGGCGCACCGTCAATAGGTGATGGTGGCGGTGATGACGTCGGCGTAGCTGCCGGCGGGGAAGTTGCTGCTGGGCACGCGGCCGTACACGGGCACGGTCTGCACCGTGCCGCTGCCGGTGCCGGCGTAGGTATTGCCGCCGGTACCCGTGGTGCTGCCCCAGACATCCGCGGACGTGCGCGTGGCCGCGCGGTAGAGCTGGTAGGGCACCTGCGCCGTGCCGCTGCTCATCTTGCGGGTGTTGGCGTCGGTACCGTTCTGGCCGTTGTCCAGCGCGATGGTATAGGGCGCACTGGGCGTGCAGTTCACGTTGAGCGCACCCTGGTTGTCGGTGTTGGTCGCGGTGGACGGCTGCGTACCGAAGTTGACGTCGGTCGGCGCCGTGGTGCTGATGTCGCATGCCGCGGTGATGGTCACGCGCACGTTGAACGTGGTGGTCGCCGTGGCGGCGTGCACAGAGGCGGCGGCGACGGAAAGCGCCAGCAGGGTGGCGGTGGTGGCAATAAGGCGGAAGGACATGGTGCTCTCCTGGGGCGGTGCGACGCGTCGTTTTATCGGCGCTTGCCGGCATGTGCTCCCGTAGGTTGCAAGGATCGGGGAAGCAAAGCTCCCGTAGGCGTGAAGAACGCCATCACGTGCCGGAACGACCTGACGATGCCGAAAGCGTCCATGGATATGTAAAGTTTGCTTGACATGATCGCAGTGTCGGCCCAGGATGCGTGTCAAGCGTGCTTGACACGCTCCATGTCTCACGGGAGGTTCGTCATGTCGCACCACGTCACGTTTCGCCTTGCAGCGCCCGCTATGGCCGTACTGATCCCGGGCCTGGCCGGCGGCATCCGGGTAGGGCGCGACACCATCGTGGCGCTCGCCGATGTCATCCGCGCGCACTGACGGGAGACCGGCGATGGCCATGCGTGCCGTACACAAGCGTTACCTGCGCGAGTTCTTCCCGGCGATGGTCGCCTATGTGGTGATCCTGTTCGTCTCGGTCGGCTGGCTGAAGACACTGGAAGGCACGGCGGCCCGGGCGATCGTCACCCTGCTGCCGACCCTGCCCATCGCCTTCGTCATCCGCGCCATGGTCCGGGTGATCCGCGACCAGGACGAATTCGAACGGCGCATCGACCTGGAGGCCATCGCGATGGCGGGCGGTATCGGCGGCTT
This DNA window, taken from Luteibacter sp. 9135, encodes the following:
- a CDS encoding fimbrial biogenesis chaperone, which produces MRPWPFRVAIAGALASMACVIHASGLQVSPIGLRLATSTPAEALWLTNTGTESLHAQVRVFRWTQADGKDVLTPSRDLVVSPPMVTIAPGDRQLVRVIRQVAPAADGRETAYRVIVDELPVDASDKPGLKFVLRYSVPVFLAPVGDPTMKAALHATWESDADGPHLRIHNGGNGHAQVADLAWQGRQGHRTPLLPGLAGYALPGATMRWKLPPDARHADGLLRARINGEPSESTLAVDTDGH
- a CDS encoding Csu type fimbrial protein, whose protein sequence is MSFRLIATTATLLALSVAAASVHAATATTTFNVRVTITAACDISTTAPTDVNFGTQPSTATNTDNQGALNVNCTPSAPYTIALDNGQNGTDANTRKMSSGTAQVPYQLYRAATRTSADVWGSTTGTGGNTYAGTGSGTVQTVPVYGRVPSSNFPAGSYADVITATITY